The genomic interval GGAATCGGGTACGCCGAATCAGACCATTATCAATGGAGCTTACAGTGGGTCAGGCGCTTGGATGACGGGGCTGAATTCAGATTACGGATCAAGAGATAGTTCTGCACTTTTTTCTCCTGTGCTCAATGTAAATCCTGATTCATGTTACAAAATCAGCTTTTTCCATGCCTACCATACAGAACCCTATCAAGACGGTGGAGCCGTCGAGTTTAGTCAAGATGGCGGGGTCACATGGACTTCCATAGGTAGCCCTGGTGCCAATTGGTACAATGAATGGTTCATCATTGGACTATCAAATCAATCTCCAGGAAATCCCGGGTGGACGGGAACTTCCAATGGTTGGGAATACGCTGAACGCACCGTGAAGTTCCCGCAGGCAGGAACTACAATAATTCGCTGGCGTTTTGGAGCTGACTTCTCGGTACAAACGGAAGGATGGGCCATAGACGACATCTGTATTGAAAACATCGGATCTTGTACGCCAACAAGCATCGAGGAAGCTCCATCGGCCTACGCGATTGGTCTCTGGCCCAACCCATCAAACGGATCATCCGTACTTAGTATTGAACTGGATGCTGCCAAGACTATTGGGTATTCCGTTGTCAATACGCTTGGGGAAGTTGTCCTTTCTGGAGCACTTGACGGGGTAAGCGGAACAAACGAGATCAATCTGCGAATGGAAGACATCGCCAATGGAATATACTACGTGGATATTCACATTGACGAACACAGAACCACACGCAAGTTGCTGATATCTAAATAATTAGACCTGATCATACACAGAAGCCCGGTTCAATTTGGACCGGGCTTTTTGTTTCGGCTTAATTGCCCCCTAACTGTTATATTTGTTGATTACGACCTTAACCTGAGTTCACTATATGAAAAAGCTACTACTCTCCTTTGCAACGCTTTTGACCTCAATGGCTGTTTTTGGCCAAACCATCGTATTTCAAGAAAACTTTGATCCACCCTCTTTGGCTGACAGTGTGACCTCAACAGGCTCACCTGCTTGGGCAATCGACAATACGCTGAGCGTAAGCACACCCAACAGCATGGGGAATCAAGTTGGATTGTCTACTTCAAATTTCTTGGAAACGAATACCTTCTCAACGGTAGGTAACACCTTCGTCATTTTAGAATTCAGTCACATTTGTAAAATCGAATTCTTTGACGCGGGTACCATTGAAGTTTCCGATGACGGAGGTACTACTTGGACTCAGCTTACTTGCCCCCAGTACTTGGGAACAGGAACATTCTGCCAATCCGGAAATAAATTCGCGTCCAATGCTTATTTAGTCTGGGATCCAGCCAATCCAGGAACCGTACCTACCAATACATGGTGGCAAAATGAAACCTTTGATGTTTCAACACTACTTGCCAATACGGCCCAGGCAAAAGTTCGTTTCAAACTTCAAGACGGCAACAATTCCGGTGCTTCTGGTAACTACGGATGGTTGATTGACGACATTAAAGTAACTGCTGCTCCTTCAGAATTGAACCCTCCAGTAGTCACACTGAATGCCCCGGTACTGTTAGGGGGTGTCAGTAATACGGGACCGTTCACTGTTTCGGCTGATATAACTGATGCCTCTGGAATTGATACTGCGATGGTCATCTACTCCTTTAATGGTGCTCCAGATGATACGGTTGGCATGACCAACACCATGGGATCTACGTTTGAAGGTATTCTTCCTGCTGCCGTAATTGGAGACACCTTCTGCTATCGAGTTCGTGCGGTTGATGCCTCGCCTGCATTGAATGAGGCCTTTGCCCCTTCCACAGGATGCAACCAATTCATCGTTGTACCTGCGCCTAGCCAAATCACATTGGGGACAGGAACCATTCAAAACACCAATACGTCTTATCCCGCACCCTATGGAAACTGGTTTAACGGCGCAAGACATCAAATGCTAATCACGGCGACAGAGATGGCTGCAGCTGGTGTTAATGGATCCATAGACTTTCAAAGTCTAGCTTTCGATGTCGTCCAGGTCAACGGAGTTGCCTTGACAGATTTTGAGATTAAAATGGGGAACTATTCTGGCACAGCCCTGAACTCTTTTGTCACGGCAGGAATGACCAGTGTTTTTTCGACCACTTCATATACGGAAACTCTTGGTTGGAATACCCACACCTTCCAAACTCCATTCCAGTGGGACGGTGTTAGCAACATCATTGTCGAAGTATGTTTTAACAACTTCCCCAATGGTTTCACGAACAATGCCATTGTTAACCAAACCGGATATGGCGCAACAAGAACCATTTTTTACATCAGCGATACTGATGGTTCCCTCTGTACCAATCCGAATGGATTTGTTCAACAGTCCAACAATCGCCCCAATATGCGATTCAACATCGGAAGCCCTCAACCAAAGGACTTTGGTGTTCTAGCCATAGAAAATCCCGTAAATGGCGGATGTGGGCTTTCTGCAGCGGAACCCGTTGAAGTTCTGCTGAAGAACAATGGTACGGATGACCAGGATACCATCTATGTGCACTACATTTTTGATAATGGACCACAAGTAACCGACACCATTTATCAGCTCGTGGCGGCAGGAGATACACTTCCATATACGTTTAACAGCACCGTTGACGTCAGTACCGGAGGACAATCCTACACACTTACCGTTTGGACGGATCTTCCCGGAGACTTTAATTTCTTCAACGATTCAGCCACTACGGTAATCGAGAATACATTGACAGGTGTTCCACTTACACAGGACATCGATGGATGGGCACTTGGAACAGTGTTTGGTGATTTCTGGGAAAACAGCGCTAGCGGAACATTATGGACAGTAGGCACAGGTACCAGTCCAGGCTTTAACACTGGACCTTCAGGTGACCATACTCCGGGCTTTGGAGGAAACTATGTCTACCTACCCGAGAACTTCGCCCAGCAAACAGCCACGATGACCTCTCCTTGTTTAGACTTCAGTACTTCGTTGGCGCCAAAACTTTCGTTTTGGTACCACATGTGGGGAACGGGTATCGGAACCTTGACGGTTGAAGTCCGAGACACAAACAATGTATGGGTTCCCGCTTGGAGCTTATCCGGAGATCAAGGGAATCAGTGGAACGAGGCCCTAGTCGACCTCGCTCCTTATGCCGGTCAGGTCACTAAGATTAGATTCATCGGAACGAACGTCGCATTTAGTGGCGAGACAGCTTTGGATGACATTTTCATCTTTGAGCCTCAACCGAATGACGTTGTGCTTGCTGGTGTAGTAGAGCCCTTCCCGAACGGCTGTGGCTACGGAGCAGCGGACAGCGTTCGTGTTATGGTATCGAACTTTGGAACACTCACTCAGGACACCATCCCGGTTGGATACGACTTGGACGCCAATACAACGGTCTGGGATACATTGTACACGACGCTGAACCCCGGCGATACGGTCATCTTCACGTTCTCTACTACCGCAGACTTGTCTGTGACTGGAACGACCTACAACTTTGATTTCTTCACAGGGCTTCCAAACGATCAGAACACGGTCAATGATACCCTATCTGGATATTCCATCTTTAACCCGAATTCGATCATTGCTTTCCCTCACCTCGAGGACTTTGAATCTTTTACAGCTGGTGGAGGAAATGGAACAGTTCCGGGAGTGCTCGCCAATGATTGGGAGCGCAGCCCTGAGCCAACTCAGTTTGGCGACTACGGGTGGTTGGTACAAGTTGGACCAACGGGTAGTTTTGGAACTGGACCCAGTGGTGACAACACCCCTGGACAAAACGGTTCTGGAAAGTACCTCTACACTGAAGCAAATGGTGGGGTGACCTTTGACGAAGCAACTCTTACAAGCCCATGTGTCGACTTTGCCAACTTATCAAGCCCAGCAGTCGAATTTCATATACACCGTTTCGGATTCCAACTGCCTGATGTGTTTATCGAGGTATATTCTGGAGGAGTTTGGAACACGGTAGATACTTTGACCGGTCAGATACAAACTAGTGAAATCAATCCATATGTGCGCCATCAAACAGATCTCTCGG from Cryomorphaceae bacterium carries:
- a CDS encoding T9SS type A sorting domain-containing protein, with the translated sequence MKKLLLSFATLLTSMAVFGQTIVFQENFDPPSLADSVTSTGSPAWAIDNTLSVSTPNSMGNQVGLSTSNFLETNTFSTVGNTFVILEFSHICKIEFFDAGTIEVSDDGGTTWTQLTCPQYLGTGTFCQSGNKFASNAYLVWDPANPGTVPTNTWWQNETFDVSTLLANTAQAKVRFKLQDGNNSGASGNYGWLIDDIKVTAAPSELNPPVVTLNAPVLLGGVSNTGPFTVSADITDASGIDTAMVIYSFNGAPDDTVGMTNTMGSTFEGILPAAVIGDTFCYRVRAVDASPALNEAFAPSTGCNQFIVVPAPSQITLGTGTIQNTNTSYPAPYGNWFNGARHQMLITATEMAAAGVNGSIDFQSLAFDVVQVNGVALTDFEIKMGNYSGTALNSFVTAGMTSVFSTTSYTETLGWNTHTFQTPFQWDGVSNIIVEVCFNNFPNGFTNNAIVNQTGYGATRTIFYISDTDGSLCTNPNGFVQQSNNRPNMRFNIGSPQPKDFGVLAIENPVNGGCGLSAAEPVEVLLKNNGTDDQDTIYVHYIFDNGPQVTDTIYQLVAAGDTLPYTFNSTVDVSTGGQSYTLTVWTDLPGDFNFFNDSATTVIENTLTGVPLTQDIDGWALGTVFGDFWENSASGTLWTVGTGTSPGFNTGPSGDHTPGFGGNYVYLPENFAQQTATMTSPCLDFSTSLAPKLSFWYHMWGTGIGTLTVEVRDTNNVWVPAWSLSGDQGNQWNEALVDLAPYAGQVTKIRFIGTNVAFSGETALDDIFIFEPQPNDVVLAGVVEPFPNGCGYGAADSVRVMVSNFGTLTQDTIPVGYDLDANTTVWDTLYTTLNPGDTVIFTFSTTADLSVTGTTYNFDFFTGLPNDQNTVNDTLSGYSIFNPNSIIAFPHLEDFESFTAGGGNGTVPGVLANDWERSPEPTQFGDYGWLVQVGPTGSFGTGPSGDNTPGQNGSGKYLYTEANGGVTFDEATLTSPCVDFANLSSPAVEFHIHRFGFQLPDVFIEVYSGGVWNTVDTLTGQIQTSEINPYVRHQTDLSAFAGENVKVRWRAISQGCCAGDMALDDVRFYEVVPDDAAALAILQPGGLTVGGQATTVEMQIFNYGTNTITAMDLGFFVNNGTPTIESWTGSLAPNASTTYTFTGTFNAPQGTYDLCAFTDLTGDMAPLNDTTCKTVVGLSTFVPPYATDFESGQGSWAVDGGLQQWELGTPSGFTINAANSPVNAWMIDLDGSYANNSNDYLYSPLFDLSTLYSTELRFSNRIDCDNFGDGGQVEVSTDGGQTWSVLGVLNDPLGTNWYNTNSGFPPTPAWAGNNVSWTNTTFDLSAFDASPGLIQFRFRFFSDGFFPFGDGWAIDDFEIFVPIQNSAATVDLGIGANSAFVLPDDVPVSMWIENTGVAPLTSVEANLDIDNGTFTLTEPVVIPTPLQQGDSILHTFSQLWTASPGPHTVCVYTSNPNGTADTFTQDDTLCALISVFDSTGAFPYCDDFDSGSPQWVTFNAFDYSPTTQWEVGTPSQTVLNGAYSGTNAWMTGLNSDYEDNDSSALYTPVFNVNNTNCYRLDFYHRYFTDEYEDGGTVEYTQDNGLTWTTVGYAFDPMWFDSQFITGLGSINPGIPGWSGTSAGWQFATHDIKFDNVGATVIRFRFGSNFTGRNEGWAIDDVCFTEIAPCIISVVEYDGASFEFAQLEPNPARDYTRLRFEVSQAGTVDFVLVNSFGQVVTEQTFDAQVGENLIDLDLTEWPAGVYFINAQHPGGMATERLIITK